A genome region from Acidobacteriota bacterium includes the following:
- a CDS encoding glycosyltransferase family 4 protein, whose translation MKILAAVVIPPHLSVSGAVTAALALSEAIADTQQVDIALMAYDESTSSLGKARLLRRRARNPLRWTRGILPDRFRTLFWSSDIPRLVARGAYDLVHLHNPIPALELRRIARACKRAGVPYVISTHGFVEVAGGAGSYGLRGVRRVAWDWFVRRPFEEVVRNASRLLALSPEERPILHRLGVHDDDIRIVTNGVDAATYDAVPDADLAAFRDRFDLPKPSAMDPPVCAFLGNHTSNKGIDVLLDGFCRQDLPFLLVVGGMMKPHNVRYDDYASHRDPGCRQRIVFTDLLEDREARALMRLADLFVFPTRADTLPLVILEAMASETTVLATRVGGIPYQIDETCGRLIPPGDPDALGQAYRDLYERRSELSRLGRSARARVESRFSWPASATSAMAAYRELVSD comes from the coding sequence ATGAAGATCCTCGCCGCCGTCGTGATCCCGCCGCATCTGTCCGTGAGCGGCGCGGTGACGGCAGCCCTGGCGTTGAGCGAGGCGATCGCCGACACCCAGCAGGTCGATATCGCCCTGATGGCCTACGACGAGAGCACGTCTTCGCTGGGCAAGGCACGGTTGCTACGCCGCCGCGCCCGGAACCCTCTTCGTTGGACTCGGGGGATCTTGCCCGATCGATTTCGCACGTTGTTCTGGTCTTCGGATATTCCGCGGCTGGTCGCCCGCGGCGCCTACGACCTGGTCCACCTCCACAACCCGATCCCCGCCCTCGAGCTTCGACGCATCGCTCGAGCATGCAAACGAGCCGGAGTTCCGTACGTCATCTCGACTCACGGTTTTGTCGAAGTCGCCGGTGGCGCCGGGTCTTATGGTCTGAGGGGCGTCCGTCGTGTTGCCTGGGATTGGTTCGTTCGCCGCCCCTTCGAGGAGGTGGTCCGCAACGCCTCACGCCTGCTGGCCCTGTCGCCCGAGGAGCGGCCGATCCTTCATCGGCTGGGTGTTCACGACGACGACATTCGCATCGTGACCAACGGCGTGGACGCTGCAACCTACGACGCCGTGCCCGACGCCGACCTCGCCGCGTTTCGCGATCGGTTTGACCTGCCGAAACCCTCGGCCATGGATCCGCCGGTCTGTGCGTTCCTGGGCAACCACACAAGTAACAAGGGCATCGATGTGCTGCTCGACGGGTTCTGCCGACAGGACCTGCCGTTCCTGTTGGTCGTCGGGGGTATGATGAAACCGCACAACGTCCGCTACGACGACTACGCGAGCCATCGCGATCCAGGCTGCCGACAACGGATCGTGTTCACCGACCTGCTGGAGGATCGCGAGGCCCGTGCGTTGATGCGACTGGCGGATCTGTTCGTCTTCCCGACCCGTGCCGACACCCTTCCATTGGTCATCCTCGAGGCCATGGCCAGTGAGACAACCGTGCTGGCGACACGCGTAGGCGGGATCCCCTACCAGATCGACGAGACCTGCGGACGCCTGATCCCACCCGGCGATCCGGACGCGCTGGGACAAGCGTACCGCGATCTGTATGAACGTCGCAGTGAACTGTCGAGACTCGGACGGTCTGCCAGAGCCCGGGTCGAGAGCCGCTTCTCGTGGCCCGCATCGGCGACGTCCGCGATGGCTGCCTATCGGGAGTTGGTTTCGGACTGA
- a CDS encoding O-antigen ligase family protein: MTSHVQSAHTGGTSLARVYAFGIGLCLLVSIGLSFASSSLLPFVAALVALGIAAGVFLARPTAFLVFVLLGSAISGLKTPFDLLRVGSTDMTVSGLRWIFVAGFLAVLIVIHLKEMRQIRPYLPMTLFIAAVLLRWTTAYHSEGLKDVLFYTLPWLCGFFVAGYAARRVDVVSRAVGGTMIGSVALLFALYVVLFATGNEQMTLEGPYGVLAPRGTSLFLLTALAASLAIWRAPISPRWRGVSRASALLALGLIAFTMSRTAAVVGILLLAVHRVNPNKRRQLLVGGVMAVIICALLIAYVPAIHQRFFFDGAGSLSDSFTSLNTMGRAERWSYVWDSALEQPLLGWGPGNARIVVADVAISAPRDAAHPHNEYLQAFHDLGAVGVVLLMLAWFSLVHYHWRGWRDGVNAGSADSVRWNLAAFLAVIAVLLTSITDNTLHYAFVVVPTLAFSGLAVAHDRFRQSETNSR; this comes from the coding sequence GTGACGAGCCACGTACAGTCCGCTCACACCGGTGGCACATCCCTCGCGCGGGTCTACGCGTTCGGGATCGGACTGTGTCTGCTCGTTTCCATCGGTCTCTCGTTCGCATCCTCAAGCCTGCTACCGTTCGTCGCCGCTCTCGTCGCGCTGGGGATTGCCGCAGGCGTGTTTCTCGCGCGTCCCACGGCGTTCCTCGTGTTCGTGCTCCTGGGGTCGGCGATCTCCGGATTGAAGACGCCGTTCGATCTGCTGAGGGTGGGTTCCACCGACATGACCGTCTCCGGTCTTCGCTGGATCTTCGTGGCCGGATTCCTGGCCGTTCTGATCGTGATCCATCTCAAAGAAATGAGGCAGATTCGACCCTATCTGCCGATGACGCTGTTCATCGCTGCGGTCCTGCTGCGCTGGACGACGGCGTACCATTCGGAGGGGTTGAAGGATGTCCTGTTCTACACGCTGCCGTGGCTGTGTGGGTTCTTCGTCGCGGGGTATGCCGCACGGCGTGTAGACGTCGTTTCACGTGCGGTCGGTGGGACGATGATCGGTAGTGTCGCGCTGTTGTTCGCGCTTTACGTGGTTCTCTTCGCAACCGGCAACGAACAGATGACGCTGGAGGGTCCCTACGGAGTCCTGGCGCCACGGGGCACCAGTCTATTCCTGTTGACCGCGTTGGCCGCGTCGCTCGCGATCTGGCGGGCACCCATCTCACCGCGGTGGCGTGGGGTGTCCCGGGCGTCCGCGTTGCTGGCGCTGGGGCTGATCGCCTTCACGATGTCGCGGACGGCCGCCGTGGTCGGGATTCTTCTACTGGCCGTCCATCGAGTGAACCCCAACAAACGTCGTCAACTGTTGGTCGGCGGTGTGATGGCCGTCATCATCTGCGCGCTCCTGATCGCTTATGTTCCGGCAATCCATCAACGGTTCTTCTTCGACGGTGCCGGCTCGTTGTCGGACTCCTTCACGTCGCTGAACACGATGGGTCGTGCGGAGCGCTGGAGTTACGTCTGGGACAGCGCCCTCGAGCAACCGCTACTCGGCTGGGGTCCGGGGAATGCAAGAATTGTTGTGGCAGATGTGGCGATATCGGCACCACGCGATGCCGCCCATCCTCACAACGAGTATCTGCAGGCGTTTCATGACCTCGGTGCCGTGGGTGTCGTCCTGCTCATGCTCGCGTGGTTCTCTCTGGTCCACTACCACTGGCGCGGATGGCGTGATGGCGTGAACGCGGGGTCCGCGGATAGCGTGCGTTGGAACCTTGCGGCATTCCTCGCGGTGATCGCAGTCCTGTTGACGTCGATCACGGACAACACCCTGCACTACGCGTTCGTGGTCGTGCCGACCCTGGCCTTCTCGGGTCTGGCCGTGGCCCACGACCGATTCCGTCAGTCCGAAACCAACTCCCGATAG